One window of the Sebastes umbrosus isolate fSebUmb1 chromosome 1, fSebUmb1.pri, whole genome shotgun sequence genome contains the following:
- the lsm3 gene encoding snRNA-associated Sm-like protein LSm3: MMADEEQQQPTTNTVEEPLDLIRLSLDERIYVKMRNDRELRGRLHAYDQHLNMILGDVEETVTTVEIDEETYEELYKSTKRNIPMLFVRGDGVVLVAPPLRVG, from the exons ATGATGGCGGACGAGGAGCAGCAG CAGCCGACGACCAACACGGTGGAGGAGCCGCTGGATCTGATCAGACTCAGTCTGGATGAGAGGATCTACGTGAAGATGAGGAACGACCGGGAGCTCCGGGGTCGACTGCAT GCCTACGATCAGCACCTGAACATGATCCTGGGGGACGTGGAGGAGACGGTGACAACGGTGGAGATTGACGAGGAGACGTATGAAGAACTTTATAAG TCGACCAAGAGGAACATCCCCATGCTGTTTGTGAGAGGAGACGGCGTCGTCCTCGTAGCTCCGCCCCTCAGGGTGGGCTAA
- the abraa gene encoding actin-binding Rho-activating protein — MSGGGTTTASPPEPQAFKRAIRKIKCAAMVANLAKSWQGWASEHSDKQDAIPSGWMPSSVEEVDGIQRNHEVKLTITPRVIATDAAGAIGSKIRTGSVIKTVRPKRSECGSGDLVNAIRGKMESGPEESKPFLGNESPTRRRQMRALQSAAAGGGVIQDRKLLLQEKKFGSRSSSVDTQDSGLGEDAALGEDAALSDNSESKTEPGDVQPKKHTNRPKIRIATRSDIKSRWQRWSEQHMEGQKLNPFSEEFDHNYAMAQRLHKGDSGYGRPKDGSKTAERGDRAQKHIHREMEEMLWIIRDMGCKDRDGRTVITFGRLFDRYVKISDKVVGIVLRCRKHKMLDFDGEMLWKGQDDDVIITLRD, encoded by the exons ATGAGCGGCGGTGGGACGACCACAGCTTCCCCTCCGGAGCCTCAGGCTTTCAAACGGGCCATACGGAAGATCAAATGTGCCGCTATGGTGGCCAACTTGGCCAAGAGCTGGCAGGGCTGGGCCAGCGAACACTCCGACAAGCAGGACGCCATCCCGAGCGGCTGGATGCCTTCGTCCGTCGAAGAGGTAGACGGGATACAGCGCAACCACGAGGTTAAACTCACCATCACCCCGCGTGTCATCGCAACTGATGCCGCCGGCGCCATCGGGAGTAAGATCCGGACCGGATCTGTGATCAAGACCGTGCGGCCGAAACGCAGCGAGTGTGGCAGCGGCGATTTGGTCAACGCCATCCGAGGCAAGATGGAGTCGGGTCCCGAGGAGAGCAAGCCGTTCCTGGGCAACGAGTCGCCGACGCGGCGGCGCCAGATGAGAGCGCTACAGAGTGccgcagcaggaggaggagtcaTCCAAGACAGGAAGCTTCTCCTCCAGGAGAAGAAGTTCGGGTCGAGGAGCAGCAGCGTTGACACGCAGGACAGCGGGCTGGGAGAGGACGCCGCGCTGGGAGAGGACGCCGCGCTCAGCGACAACAGCGAATCAAAAACTGAGCCGGGCGACGTCCAACCCAAGAAACACACCAACAGGCCAAAG ATTCGGATCGCCACCCGGTCCGACATTAAGAGCCGCTGGCAGCGCTGGTCGGAGCAGCACATGGAGGGCCAGAAGCTGAACCCGTTCAGCGAGGAGTTCGACCACAACTACGCCATGGCCCAGCGCCTCCACAAGGGCGACTCCGGCTACGGACGCCCAAAAGACGGGTCGAAGACGGCGGAGCGGGGCGACCGTGCCCAGAAACACATCCAcagggagatggaggagatgtTGTGGATCATCAGAGACATGGGCTGTAAGGACAGAGACGGGAGGACCGTCATCACCTTCGGACGCCTCTTCGACCGCTACGTGAAAATCTCCGATAAGGTGGTCGGCATCGTGCTGCGCTGCCGCAAACACAAGATGCTCGACTTCGACGGGGAGATGCTGTGGAAGGGACAGGACGATGACGTCATCATTACACTGAGGGACTGA